The genomic region GATCATCGGCAGAATCGGTTCGTAGTAAGGCCCGCCGACGATCTCCAACCGACCCGCGGCGACGAGTCGGGAGAGTCGGTCGACGTACTCGGGGTGCTTTGCGTCGAGCCACTCCATCAGCGAGCCGCTCGTATGGAGCGCGATCCGCAGCGACTCGTACCGTTCGAATACGTCGAGAAACGGCAGATAACTGTCCTGGTAAGCCTGCTCGAAGACCCCGTCGAAATTGCCGATGGGCTGGTGATTGTGGAGGACCAGGACGAGTCGCAAGGGATGCTGGGACATCGCGGGGCTTTCGGCAGTCGTGGGGCGGACGGCTTGGCGACGGGGGGGCCACGATCGGGGGGAGCGACCGGCGGGGACCGATCGTCGCCGCATCGCGGGGATCGGTCCCGAGGTGCGTCGTTCCGATCCGCTGGACCCTTCGTGGTGCGCAGTTCGGCGCTGTCGTACTAGGATTGCCGGTTTCTCGGTCGGAGGCTAGTCGAGAGCGGGCCTGATTATAGGAAAGAACGGGGCGAGAACGAAGCTGCGCCCGGTCGATCCGGCATAAGCGAGAAGGGTTCCGAAGTCGGCCCAGTTTACGAGATCGGCGCGGCTTGACGCCCTCGCACCCGGGCGCCGGAACCCGCGAATCGCGCGAATGCTCGTTGCGGGCTGCGAGCAACGCGTTGGTCCTGAGTTGTCGTCCGAACCCTCTGCACCCTCTGCGAAGATCCGGGATTCCCGGTGAATCCTGAAACCGGGCAGCGCCGGAGGCGCAAGCGAGCCACGAGACCTTCGCGTTACTTGAGGGCCGCACGCAGTTGTTCGGCGGCGCGTTCGGGGGCGAGGGGGTTGACGTAGACCCCGGTTCCCAGTTCCAGGCCGGCGAAGTGAGAGAGCCGCGGGATCAGTTCCCAGTGCCAGTGGAAGTGCGGCTCCCCGCTGCTGGCAAAGGGCGCCGTGTGGAGGATCAGGTTGTAGGCCGCTCCCGGCGAGACCCGCACGAGCGCCGCGACGAGCCGTTGCAGCGACTCGGCCGCGGCGCGGCAGCCGGCGTCGTCCAGCGCGGCGAAGTCCGCGGCGTGTTCGGCCGGCAGGATCCAGGTTTCAAACGGCTGGCGCCCCGCATACGCGGCCAGCGCCACGAAGCCCTCGTGGCGGCAGAGAAATCGCTCCCCCGCGGCCAGCTCGCGCTCGACGAGGTCGCAGAACAGGCACCGGCCGGTCGCGGTGCGATGGGCCGCGGCTGCGGCGACCTCGACGGCCAGTTGCTCGGGGACCTCGGGGAAGGCGATCAGTTGGCTGTGGATGTGTTCGAGCGACGCCCCGGCCCGGTGGCCCGAGTTCTTGAAAATGATCGCCGCGGCGAGGTCGGACCGCCGCGAGCACGCCCGCAGGCGATCGCGATGCATGGCGAGCGCGG from Pirellulales bacterium harbors:
- a CDS encoding DUF4931 domain-containing protein, with the translated sequence MPDLRLDPVTGRRVYVAEERAGRPHDYDEAAGEERVESPAARREHCPFCAGHEHITPDAAAEALGPDGRWRVRVVPNKYPAVAATGPARGVHEVIVESPDHVAELGELSAEQFAAALAMHRDRLRACSRRSDLAAAIIFKNSGHRAGASLEHIHSQLIAFPEVPEQLAVEVAAAAAHRTATGRCLFCDLVERELAAGERFLCRHEGFVALAAYAGRQPFETWILPAEHAADFAALDDAGCRAAAESLQRLVAALVRVSPGAAYNLILHTAPFASSGEPHFHWHWELIPRLSHFAGLELGTGVYVNPLAPERAAEQLRAALK